From one Paenibacillus sp. FSL K6-1330 genomic stretch:
- a CDS encoding SWIM zinc finger family protein, producing MNPNQTLDDIQWQTLIQQTAGYFSDLTIKRGFQYYKQGRVHTSELTEASGIIEAAVDGTETYRIQLHLHSLSDSTCSCPVNEGCKHMVAVLLDYAQLQGRSIHALVNAHSTTYASTSSYDRSESGFSPAQERPSAGASKWRVKADHLPELPISAWHELFEVCTASLGANTQNSFYAKNALASLHHIKPPMPPEMGSLYEFHAHLFILEKLVKQPASAWNSSGSYIGYHTQVAADHILARIERIFHEGLESGEHGEAFKQRLTETISHVRRSMLSEPRNRKFYAQVYMQLWMYWIYPFAKKDNSLIQAELEQLQAAEVEFGSTLSRASWYMAQGLMSFYLGQDKTSWSLIKEADKVSSLSPASVLGFFDMLHSWQQWERLAHWLPEIGPLLGSHRNEHLSSYQFYWDAVIEHLPEEAEQMWSSLADMLPYAKDIYQNALITHGRWREWIDYQLSTGREPLELRVSELAPIEKNAPELLLPFYHQAVERYILHKNRAGYKAAVKLLKRLAKLYKKLKQQERWDLFIISLSVRNSRLRAFQEELRRGKLIS from the coding sequence ATGAACCCAAACCAAACGTTAGATGATATACAGTGGCAGACGCTCATTCAACAAACCGCCGGTTACTTCAGCGATTTGACTATTAAACGGGGGTTTCAATATTACAAGCAAGGTCGTGTTCACACAAGCGAGTTGACAGAGGCTTCCGGGATAATTGAGGCTGCCGTTGATGGAACGGAAACTTACCGTATCCAACTCCATCTTCATTCGCTGAGTGACAGCACATGCAGTTGTCCCGTTAATGAAGGCTGCAAGCATATGGTGGCTGTTCTGCTTGACTATGCCCAGCTTCAGGGTCGTTCCATTCACGCCCTAGTTAATGCCCATTCCACCACGTATGCTTCCACCTCTTCGTATGACCGAAGCGAGTCCGGCTTCAGCCCAGCGCAAGAACGGCCGTCTGCCGGAGCATCAAAATGGAGAGTCAAGGCGGACCATTTGCCCGAGCTGCCGATCTCCGCATGGCATGAGCTGTTCGAAGTTTGCACGGCTTCGCTGGGAGCTAATACGCAGAACTCATTTTACGCCAAAAATGCACTGGCCTCCCTCCATCACATCAAACCGCCGATGCCGCCGGAAATGGGATCATTATACGAGTTTCATGCTCATCTCTTTATTCTCGAGAAGCTGGTCAAGCAGCCCGCTAGTGCCTGGAATTCCTCCGGATCCTACATCGGCTATCATACGCAGGTAGCAGCGGATCATATCCTGGCCAGAATCGAGCGCATCTTCCATGAAGGGCTTGAGAGCGGCGAACATGGAGAGGCATTCAAGCAGCGACTGACTGAGACCATTTCGCATGTCCGGCGGAGCATGCTGAGCGAGCCGCGGAACCGCAAATTTTACGCCCAGGTCTATATGCAGCTCTGGATGTACTGGATCTATCCGTTTGCCAAAAAGGACAACAGCTTAATCCAGGCGGAGTTAGAGCAGTTACAGGCAGCCGAAGTCGAATTCGGCAGCACCCTCTCGCGTGCCTCGTGGTATATGGCGCAGGGCTTAATGTCCTTCTACCTCGGACAAGACAAAACGTCTTGGAGCCTGATCAAGGAAGCAGACAAGGTTAGCAGTCTGTCCCCGGCTTCCGTCCTGGGCTTCTTCGACATGCTGCATTCCTGGCAACAATGGGAACGCTTGGCTCACTGGCTCCCGGAGATCGGCCCGCTGCTTGGCAGTCACCGCAACGAGCATCTCAGCAGCTATCAGTTCTATTGGGATGCCGTCATAGAGCACTTGCCCGAGGAGGCTGAACAGATGTGGAGCAGTCTTGCCGACATGCTTCCTTATGCGAAGGACATCTATCAGAATGCCTTGATCACGCACGGCAGATGGCGGGAATGGATCGACTACCAATTAAGCACAGGCCGGGAGCCGCTGGAGCTCCGGGTCAGCGAGCTCGCGCCGATTGAGAAGAATGCGCCCGAGCTGCTGCTGCCTTTTTACCATCAGGCCGTCGAGCGGTACATCCTTCATAAGAACCGAGCCGGCTATAAAGCAGCGGTCAAGCTGCTCAAACGGTTGGCCAAGCTATATAAAAAGCTCAAGCAGCAGGAGCGCTGGGATCTGTTCATTATCTCATTGTCCGTACGAAACAGCCGGCTTCGTGCATTCCAAGAAGAGCTGCGGAGAGGAAAGCTGATATCATGA